ACATTTTTCAGCAACAAAAGCAAGATAAACAAAATGCTTCATACCCCATGTTAATTCATATTTCTTCACTCTCAGAGAAGAGAAAACAAAGAAATATTCCAAAATCATCGTTACATTTAACTGAAGGTTGATTGTGTACTACCAAGACAAAGAAATATTCCAACATCGTCATTTAACTGTAGGTCTGACTATGTTTACCATGAACTAGACATGTCTATGttctaggaacaccaatatAGAGTCTATGATGGTACAACAACCTTCACTCTAGGTCTCTAATGGACATTCCACTAATGAACACCAGAAAATAAAGTAGAGCTGATCTtggcaaggaattaaagggcaTCTTATCCATCTTCAtcattcactactacaaaacgtCACTTGTGCCACGAATTATATTTGCATCTTGCCACGGGAAAATGAACTTTCACCTTAAACTAAAAATTACATACAAAATTTATGCCACGGGTAGGAAATATTTGTGGCTATCAAGCACTTGCGCCACGGCCCGCGGATTTTTCCATGGTTAAGTTCTGTTCGTCGCaaagaaattttaattttggaatGAAAGAGATGAGGGAAGCGGTTTTTTTTCCCTTAAATTCCCAAAATACTTTGATTGAAATCTCCCCTAAAACCCAAATATCGCAATCACTCTCCTAACCTAATACCGATTAAGGGTCCCTCGTCGGATTGTCGTCGGCCCCCTAGAACCATCAACGTCGCCTTAAAGTTTTATGTTCTTGACGCTGATTGTGCTGCCTCCCATGAGCACCGCCGTTTCCAACATCAGCAACCACTTTTTAATTCTCTGGCGCCACCATCTTTCCGTTGGTTTTAAACTTAcgaatttattttataaatgaataaaagttttgattttttctCTTATTAAAGTACCTCAATTCCTGAATTGTGTTTTAGATTATtcatttagttaagtttcgCTCTAGCAACATCAGTTAATTACTTCGAATGACGGATTAACTAAAATGTATTTGTTGTGCATCCGAGTTAGAAGATCTGATAagtattttgattttttctATATTAGCTTTGTTTGGATCCCTTTTGGAGTGAATTTCAGCAATGTGAATTTATGTTTTATTGCTAATTGAATATTTTCTGATGTAATTGATAGGAGAATATTTGGACTAATTTTTCTGAAATTGCTAATTAAACCATGTCTGGTCATTTctagaaaaaaaagaaacaatatAATCGAAGCAAGCATTTAGAAACATATTAATCTGTTAGGTTCAATGTACCATGATGATCAACCAACAAGGATATGGAAatgaaagaaagaaataaaatcaatCATCCTTTGGGGTATATATAAATGCATGACAACAGGCACCCAAAGTTTTGTCTAACTATAAATAAATGTGGCATGAGTCAGGGGGTAAATACCAGAAAAACCAACAGAAATTCAGTTATTATTGACAAACGAAGCAAACCAAAATATCTCTGCCGATTACTAAGATAATTAGTGTATCAATATGCATTTATGTAGCTTGAAAATTGACAAACAGGTGGTTTGGTCACCTTCAAGATATTCTCAAGTTTTGAATGTGTTTTTACATGTACTCTGACATAATTTTAAGATTCCAATTACTTTGCAGTTTCAAAGGTACGACATGGGTGCATTGACTGTGTAGCTCTAATGGTGAGTGTGGAATGGAAAGCTCCAAAACAACAAGTGGTTCCACTAAGAATTCATGCACCTAGATAGGTGGTTAAGATTATAACCTAGTTTGGggccttttaaaaaaaactgaATTTGAATTTCACTCTTTTGGCTGTGTTCTTTTACAGCCTTATGGAGCACTTACCTCAGGAAGCTAAGCTATGTCCTCAAATAAGAATTCATGCACCTAGATAGGTGGTTAATATAATTATCTAGTTTCGGgccttttaaaattattttgatatttgaatttcATTCTTTTGGTTGTGTTCTTTTACAGCCTTCTGGAGCACTTACCTCAGGAAGCTAAGCTATGTCCTCGAAATTGGTTGAAGATGCTGCACACGAGGTTTTCATATCCAACTCATTCTGCTTGTGCATGGATATTGTTTTCATTAGCACTTACCAACAATTACCAGAAtctgtaaaaaaaataaaaaaataaaagaatttgCAAAGAAGACTCTTCCATGTCTATTCTTTTGACTTTGGTGTGCTTGTTCGCCTGATGGTATAGTTTATCCTCTTTATAGTTTATTTTTCCCTCTTTTATAGGAAAGGGGTAAAGTTTTTTCCTTGATAATCTTGGTAATCACTCTATGAATAAAGCTCACAAAGGATGCAgagttttatttttatgttaTAATGGTCCCTAAACAGACACTATAAAAACGACATACTAGTCTAGGACGAGATATAAAATTTAAAGTGTGAAGAGAAACTAACGTTATTTTTCTTCATGCCCCTGTCTACTACTAGTGATTTTATGTTGTTACTATTCAATTAAGTCATTTTTAGGCTTCTGCTTCACTTCTTAACCTCTATAGAGTGTACATGTATTTCttggaacaattttttttcttgcctTCATGTTTTCTCTCTGGAAGTTGGTTTTATTAACCCTTACGGTTGATGGAAAATCTGCAAATAGGTTTCTTTTATAGGGAATATATGGAACACTTGAAAGCAAACTGatataccctttaaatcatacAGTTACCGTTGAATATTAGTGTATGCTAGCAGACTGTTCAACTTGTAATGTAACTTATACATTACCTGCATTTATTCTAGTTCTTTTTACAGGaacttttgttttcaattttgcTTCATTAAGAACTAGTTTGACTTTGTTTTTCCCTCTGGTGGTGGAACTACTTCATTGAAACTAAATCTTGTATTGATTTGATGTACATGAATGAATTGCAGGGGCCAGACTGGTGGCATCTCTTATGGCCAGTGACGATGCGGTGATCAAAAATATTCCAGGGACATTACTTGAGGCAAGATCTATTTTTTTACATGTATCTATTTCTGTCCTTCATCCTAGTTAGGTCAAGTATGCCAAAAAAACTGCTTGTTTGCTTGCCATCATAATAGAAAATTTCCTTGTTGTTGTGCCTATCAAGTTCCTTTTCAGAAGTTTTTTCTTATGCAGACTTTAAGTATTTTGATGTGGAGCTTATTCTATAGTTCAACTAGTTATTCTTGAGTATCTACAGTTTATATTAATTTGATAGAACGTATTtatcattcttttgtgaaataTAAGTATAAGGTTTCTTAAAGGGTGACAGATACATTGGTTTGTTGTGCTGGAGAGTGGAGACTGATGGTATTTTCCCATTTTCAATGATTGATGGTATTGTACATTGATAAACCCACTTATAGTTTACCATTTACACATCCTAGTACAGGCTGTACAGCAGACACATACTTCACAGACTCTATGATGTTATGACCTACTTATAGAGTGTCTTTACTTTATCCAAGCCCTTAAATAAGAATGAATATCATCTACGATTCTCATACTCCATAGTAattcacctagttttaaggattaaaactaagtctaatatttgcctaaaatattcgaacatattcatagaaccttaggtgcaattctagttaattaaatctaaggcggatccgaatttTGCAAGCCGTTTAATTAAGGACAACTATCATCTACGCTTCACTCTTTACCAAATTTTACAAATCCAGCAATTACGAAGTACTCTATGTCTCTGTGCACGCCACTTGAATTTAGATGAATTTCATCTACGCATCTCAAACTTTTGACACCATTCCAATTTATATGTCCAGCAATTACATACACAATGACGCTTGAAACAATAAAACTTATATGTGCTAAACCCAAACAGGCTAAGTTCCTCGATTTATTTAACTCTATACATCCTAGAAACACTCTTCTATCTTTGTGAAGCTCTTCGCTACCCTTCAATGTTCTCAGTTTCTCACTTGTCATAATCAACTAATTATCTTCGCTACCCTTCAATGTTCTCACTTGTCATAATCAACTAATTATCTTCGCTACCCTTCAATGTTCTCACTTCTCATAATCAACCCCCCTCCCCTTCCCTCCCCTCCCATTCCTATCCTATGAACAATTATCATCTCTAAACTCAGTACAGGAAGTTACTGTAAgaataacaaaacaaaaaagcTACCTAGTATTAGTGTATATTACGATAGGTTATTGCAAGTCTATTTCATACTTGTATCTACACATTTTTGCACGTTTATATCATTCTATCAATTCTACCCCAGTCTCCTTACACAAATCCCCAATTTATTAGAAATGCCATTCCTTTGAAAGGGGCCAAACTGTTGTTTTATGATCAATCAATCAATCCAAACCCCAAGttaaaaattcaaaaacccaCAACAAAACAGCAGAAAAATTGTACCTTCCTGGGAAGAACGCGGACATTTTCGACAATGTCATCAGAATCAAAAGTAGGTTTGACATGGAGATCAAAAAGGCGAGACAAGAAGAAAGAGGAACCCATTTGAGCAACAAGTTTCTTGATCTGTTTAGTTTGAACTGAGATCAACCTCTTATTCCCACCATGTTGCCCATCTTTCTGCTCAAAAACAATGCTGGGTACCCGGCCCGCTTTCCTTTCATGTGCGCATATCTTCTTGCCGGATTCAGAGCGAGGTATGGCAGTGATTGTCTCAGACGGGTCGGGTTTTGGGAACTCGGGGAGGTAAGTGAGTGGAGCTTCTGGGTCGTAAGGGAGGACTAGGGCGGCGGCGGATTGACTGAAGTAGCGGAGGTGGCGGTGGAGGAGGAGGTGGGTTTTGCCCAGTAGTGGGCGGTGGAGAACCATttttgggaggagagagaaagggtggGTGTGGACTGTGGACTGTGGAGGGGTTTGCGAGGGTTTTTTGGAGGAGGAGAGTGAGTTTGACTCAGTGAGTTGGTGGGGATTTCAAACTCGTTTTCAGGGTTTGGATGTTGGGCTTGGAGTAAGATAAAGGAGTTTTTTGTTTTGGGCTGTCTGTCTCAAAGCATAGCCCAAATAAAACCGTTAATGACCCGATttatttcaacccgaaccgtttcaatCTAGGAAAAACCCGTTTACAgcccgaactgtttcaacccgaaccatTTACAACCCAAACTGTTACAACTCGGATCGTTTACAACCCGcactgtttcaacccgaaccgtttacaacccgtaacTCGGATAGTTATGTGGACTTTTAGTTTAAACTAATTATGATCATCAATTCGTCAGTTATTAGCTTATTAGAGTAATAAAATGTAGAAGGTTATATTCCTTACTTCTTGGCAATGTTATAAAAGTATAAAACTCATgaatttgtattgttttattaGCCTTGCACTCTTTTATTGACTCGTATTCAACTGACTAATCGTCGAATCgatcattaaactaaattgatctAATTCAATTCCTTATAACCTAAGAACTAATCGAAAAACTACGTTGTTTTAATTGAATTGACCTAATTCATTAAAATTGAAATTGTTTGTCTCGTTTCGTTGTTGAACATGTTAGTCTCGTTGCTGTTTAAACtaatatgaatatatgacaaACTTctatttacaaattttacaaaatcattacgtattaattcatcattatcgattattaattactacgttattactccgtagtatttATTTCATCAATACATGTTTTGTAATACTCTGCCATGGTGGGGGGAGGGCATAGATGATTTTGATTCCATTTGAATAATATGATTGGTAAATATTACATGACATAATAAAAGACATTGACTGACTTAATtttcttaattaagtttatgaaattaatttgatattgaacattactacattagttgtttgtcaaaaaagaaaataacattagTTATAAATCACGTAATCAAATTATACGGCGGCCTCTTTTACCTTTCAttttgctttaataatgtagaTATTATAATATAAACGTATTGAAAATTGTGACTTTAGTAATAACTCAACATTGTTTGTAGTTTGTATCCGAATTGATCTGACTAAATACGAACCCAACCCGATTACAATCCGGCTAAACCCGCTAACAAAACGAACCGAATTGACACGACCCAATTATAACCCGAACCGATATGAACCTGACTTAACCCGTTTATGACCCGACCTGATATgaacccgatccgatatgaacccgatcCGACATGAACCCGCACCACATAACCTGAACCCGAACCAAACCGTTAATttttcaacccgacccgacccgatagCAAAATGAACcggtttcaacccgaaccgaaccgatAACCCGACTTGACACCCTAGACATGTCACATGACCAACACCAATTAGGCCCTACTGTAAGTGGACCACGATACGGAGTAGTTAATAGTTTTATACTCGCAAAGTCAGGATTATAGATATTGTTGAATTGAAAGAGTATAAGTGCTTAAGTCCTAATTTATCAATTACATGACAAATTATCCCACAAAAGGAAATGCTCTAAACCATAAAACCTCAAGTTAACAACGTGAAATGGCCGAAGACGGTGAAATTGCAAGTTACAAACATACAATTTAAAATAAAGTCACACAAAATTGTGATAAAAAAGACTGAGACGTGTAAATATGacatattcttttatttttaaataaaacaATATGAATGTATTTTGGAGAGTAATATGTGCatcatgttattatgttttgcTTTTTCATCTTCGTTACCACGACTTCATCGATTGAAATAACAAAACTATCAAATGGGGCATTCAAATTGTTAACAGAACTTTAATCATTCTGATGCTAAAAATGATTAAAAATTAGCAGTTTTTTGAAACTTTGGTAAAACATATTCCAGTACATAATACTCCATATGAAACATCCCAAACATAGTAGTAAGAAACATCCCATTTCAATGAAGACCTCACACTAGTCACTAGAATATGTTCCATGGAAGAAAATTTAACTTAACCAACAAGTTACTAGATTGTCAAAAGTCTTAGGTCATTAATTTGTACCAAATAATACAAATATTATGTAGTAGCATTAGCATATCATGGCTATAATCCATCCAGATGTCACACATTGAAGATAATAGGATTAATTAATGATGAGAGTGGTTCAACTGCTTTTTCACATTGAAAGATTCAACCGTTTGTATAATAATACAAGAAAGAATTAAGATTAGTAAATACAAATTGTGGTTGCATCTTATTGATTATTGTCCCACCAAGTGTTGGAAGGTGACTGACATGCTTGCTTTCACGTTCTTTTACAATTGGCCTTCACGTAGTCTCTAGAAGCTCCTTATTTCATTACCCTCTTTCAGACCATTATGGCTTTGTTTCTTATTCTTCAACTTATTAAGTCATCTCAAATTGACATTGACCTCTTTCATTACTTCGTCACCAAGGCCTAAAGCAAGGACGTCTTTCCATCTATGCAATTACTAGCTAGACCTGATTATTTGACAGAGTTATCCAATAAATTTAGGGTTAGTACTTAAAAGTACTTTTATTGGACAAAGTTTTTAAAAGATATTACCATCATTAAAAGCGCGCAGTCAATAAGGGTGTGTTATCTTCActtaaatttcatttaaatttCACAGAGTTATTGGCACTgaattatcttatcttattaccCTTATTATACTCTGTATTACGTATCCTCATCTTAAATAGTCTTATTGAAAGTTATTTGAAGTTATTGAcctttatcttattttattttatcttatacttggtattatcttatttaaatttatcttatataaaatgttatcttatactccgtatacagtaattttgaaaatttaagtACTCCTGTATAATAGAAAAATACTTTGTATTGAGAATTATTTTTAGTTATATTAAAACTTACTTTCTTCGATTCAAAATAGTTGCAACAATTTGTTTTTTGCACTAGTCTCATAATctactttgtttattttatgaTCTATACTTTAGGAAAACCATATTCATATTCATATACTTTAGGATCTTGTTATATTCGTCTTATGTATTCGAAAACGTGAAAAACAATGTTGCCACTACGGAGTAAAAAAGAATGGGAGAAAGTATTTTTTTACTGATTAATGAAGAGTAGTAGAGTACTGCCCAAATGGGCACCCGATTTTCTTTGGTAGTAGAATTTGAAATCTACGCTTTCCTTTCGGTAGTTCTTCtatctttcaaaaaaaaaaagagtagtaGAGTACTGTCCCTCTATGATTTTCTTTCGGTTGTTCTTCTTatctttcaaaaagaaaaaaagagtagTAGAGTACTGTCCCTCTATAATTTTCTTTCCGTTGTTCTTCTcatctttgaaaaaaaaaggagCAGTAGAGTACTGTCCCTCAATTTTTCCGGGTTAAACCGAAAACGCCagtactgattttttttttttttcttcttttgcttTTACGGAGAAAAATAGGTCCGGGTTAGGTCGGGTCGGGTCAGATCGTCAGTGTGAGTAGAAACGGCTGACATAATTAACGCAATACTCCGTAACACACACAGGTCACAGGTGCCATTTCTACGGAATAAAAGCCGAGCTACGCCCAACAACTACCAAATTACAAATCACACAGAAAGAAAACATTTTCCGGTGAAATTtacagagaaagagaaagagaaaagcgAACTTTTCTAGGGTTTAACAGCCATGGCGGACCACGAAGAAAAGCCGAAGCCTGAGTCACTCATGGAGAAGATCGCCGATAAAATCCACCACCATGATTCTTCATCGTCCGATTCCGATGACGAAAAACCCGCACCTTCTTCTTTGAAAACCAAGATTTATCGTCTTTTTGGCCGAGATAAGCCTGTTCATAAGGTTCTTGGCGGTGGTAAACGTacgatttttcaattttttcccgTAATTGTTTCTAGAAATGTTGTTTGAATTTCCATAATTTGCTTGTTTCCCGTACATTTGTGTGAACAGATGATTACATTTGTCTTGGTTGATGTTAATTGATGAAGATCGGGAGTGATTTCGTTTGTTGTATCGATCTTTTTGAATGATTTGTGACTAGTTTTGACAGAAGTTGGGGATTTGATCATAATTGATTGATAAATGTTGGCGTTGCTGAAATACAAAGAATGAATCTGACGTAGATCTGGTTTATGTTTAACATTCGAAATTATAAATTATGTGATCGTAACTGTTGAATGTTAGGTTTAGCGAGGAACTTGATGGGATTAGGTATGATAATGTAAGATGTAACTACCTTTCTATGAACTGTTAAAGAGTAATGAAAAATAATGCTTTttgaaggaagaagaaaagtTGGTGTTTCTTGATTGTTAAAAAAAGCTTATTTCCTCTCTCAGGTCACAGCTTCTTTGAGCTGGGTGTTGATTGTTGTTATACAACTCTAGTCAAAAACGGTTTATGTGATGGTGTGAAAGTTTTAAAGTGCTTGATCGCTTTATTGCATTGCGTAGCTAAGGATGATGAAGAAAGTTTCATTTTAGGGAATTAAACTAAGCTAAAGTTTGGAAGTTATTTGAATATGAATCTTCTTAAATCATAATTTGATTCTCCCTTCCCCTTTTCGGCTGGCTTGCAATAAAGTGGAGGATGTGTTGAAGAATTGGTTATAAATACAAGTCTCATGTTAATAACATTTTTCACCTTGCTTACATTTGTGATTCTAATTCCTTATGGATACAGCTGCTGATGTTTTCCTATGGAGGGACAAGAAAATCTCGGCGATAGTTCTTGGAACTGTCACTGCCGTATGGGCTCTGTTTGAAGTATTTGAGTACCATTTGCTCACCCTAGTATGCCATCTCTTAATGCTGACTGTTACCGTGCTATTTTTGTGGTCAAATGCTTCAACTTTCATGAGCAAGTAAGCTGTGGATATTGTCATTGCTATGTCCTGTAGCTGAAGTTATCGCTCCTACTTTTTTTTAACGCATTTGGTCTCTTTACAGGGCTCCCCCTAAAATTCCTGATGCAATGATCCCAGAGGGCCCTATCCTAGAATTTGCATCTGCCTTGAGATATGAGATCAATCGTGGCCTTGCATCTCTTCGAGAGATTGCTTCAGGAAGAGACCTGAAAAAGTTTCTCATTGTATGTTACCGTGTGACCCTAACTGCTTATACAAAACTGTTGCAGCTCTGAAACTTACTTTACTTTCATTTCTCTTGATTAGGTGATTGCTGGCTtgtggattttctcaatcttgGGCAGTTGCTGCAACTTCTTGACTCTGTTTTACATATGTAATGTCCACTTATTCTCAATCCCCCTTAATACTTCCTCATTTTTGTTTACAAAATAAACAGTTGGGCTTATTTTCATTTGTTTGGTTTTCGTAAATAGGCTTTGTTCTTCTTCACACGTTGCCTGTGGTGTACGAGAAATACGAGGATCAAGTAGACGCTTTTGGTGAGAAGGCCATGATTGAGTTAAAGAAGCAATATGCAGTCTTTGATGAAAAAGTATTGAGCAAAATACCAAGGGGTCCATTGAAAGACAAGAAGACAGCTTGATACATGGTTTTTGTGGCAGTATATGTGGTAGGTGTGTAATTCAGTGAATTATATTACTTGGATAGAATTACTTGCTGGATCTTGTAAGAACTTGGGATTTACAGTGAGAACGAATATGGATATTTCATACGTACTAAACATGGGAAGATGGCAGCTTTATTTGTAATCTGCACATTCTGAGATTATAAAATGATTTTATTCTTCAAGAATGGTTGTTTGATCACTGATCATTGTGTTACTCTAGATTTTAGATTGTTTTACTGCTGGTGTAGTATCAATCAGGTAGATCAATTCTTGTTTGAAAATGAATGTCCTGATTTAACAATTTTCTCGATGCATATAATGCGTTGCTTCTCCAAAATGTAATCTATTGGCTGTTCATATTTTTTC
This Spinacia oleracea cultivar Varoflay chromosome 6, BTI_SOV_V1, whole genome shotgun sequence DNA region includes the following protein-coding sequences:
- the LOC110778173 gene encoding reticulon-like protein B1, whose product is MADHEEKPKPESLMEKIADKIHHHDSSSSDSDDEKPAPSSLKTKIYRLFGRDKPVHKVLGGGKPADVFLWRDKKISAIVLGTVTAVWALFEVFEYHLLTLVCHLLMLTVTVLFLWSNASTFMSKAPPKIPDAMIPEGPILEFASALRYEINRGLASLREIASGRDLKKFLIVIAGLWIFSILGSCCNFLTLFYICFVLLHTLPVVYEKYEDQVDAFGEKAMIELKKQYAVFDEKVLSKIPRGPLKDKKTA
- the LOC110778166 gene encoding uncharacterized protein; translation: MVLHRPLLGKTHLLLHRHLRYFSQSAAALVLPYDPEAPLTYLPEFPKPDPSETITAIPRSESGKKICAHERKAGRVPSIVFEQKDGQHGGNKRLISVQTKQIKKLVAQMGSSFFLSRLFDLHVKPTFDSDDIVENVRVLPRKIHMNAATEAILNVTFIRAPSDALLKVEVPLVFRGEDVSPGLRKGAYLNIIKKTVKYLCPADIIPPYIDVDLSEMDAGEKLVMGDLNVHPALKLLQSKDEPILKIMGARVSEVKKAK